A stretch of Treponema vincentii F0403 DNA encodes these proteins:
- the clpB gene encoding ATP-dependent chaperone ClpB: MNIDKYTVKAREALQEAASLAEQDNHSQIEPVHLLYKLLDQEEGIVPPLIEKIGASTDQILDSLDSILDKKPRVTGDSAQVYMSPVLTKLCAQAEKIASSLKDEYVSTEHILLALTKSDDETGELLRSHGVTYDAALRALKEVRGNQRVTSEDPEATFNSLEKYCRDLTELAREEKIDPVIGRDEEIRRVMQVLSRRTKNNPVLIGEPGVGKTAIVEGLARRIVSGDVPDSLRGKRLLSLDLGALVAGAKFRGEFEERLKSVISEVQKAEGSIILFIDELHTLVGAGASEGAMDASNLLKPALARGELRAIGATTLDEYRKYIEKDSALERRFQQVYCAEPNVEDTIAILRGLQEKYEVHHGVRIKDEALIAAAVLSNRYITNRFLPDKAIDLVDEAASRLKMEIESQPVELDQVERKILQMNIEKVSLSKETDAASKERLEKLEQELSDLTEKRNVMQAQWQNEKTRINESRKYKEELEQLRREETQFTRDGNLDKAAELKYGRIPELEKKIAAVTAELAKKAGSSGQLLREEVSEEDIAKIVSMWTGIPVAKMLASEQQKYLDLESVLQKRVVGQDQAVQAVADAIRRNRAGLSDPNRPLGSFLCIGPTGVGKTELARTLADFLFNDDRALTRIDMSEYMEKHSVSRLIGAPPGYVGYDEGGQLTEAVRRRPYSVVLFDEIEKAHPDVFNVFLQILDDGRLTDGQGRVIDFRNTIIIMTSNLGSELILAADTPEEMTAQIKDLLKQHFRPEFLNRIDELLTFGRLGKEHIRKIVDIQLQAVSARLEARRLHLIVTDAAKDFLADIGYDPLYGARPLKRAIQTELENKLAKELLSGAFAGKTDITVDAGKGGLTFKA, from the coding sequence ATGAACATAGACAAATACACAGTTAAAGCACGTGAGGCATTGCAGGAAGCTGCCTCGCTTGCCGAACAGGATAATCACAGTCAGATTGAGCCGGTACATCTGCTCTATAAACTCTTGGATCAAGAGGAAGGCATTGTACCGCCGCTCATTGAGAAGATCGGCGCATCGACGGATCAAATCCTCGATTCGCTCGATTCTATTTTGGATAAAAAGCCGCGGGTAACCGGAGACTCTGCGCAAGTCTATATGTCGCCGGTTTTAACCAAGCTCTGCGCTCAGGCGGAAAAGATTGCGTCTTCGTTAAAGGATGAATACGTTTCTACGGAGCATATTCTCCTTGCGCTTACCAAAAGCGATGATGAAACGGGTGAACTGCTCCGCTCTCATGGCGTTACCTACGATGCGGCGCTGAGAGCCTTAAAGGAGGTGCGGGGAAATCAGCGGGTTACCAGCGAAGACCCCGAAGCGACGTTTAACAGCCTTGAAAAATACTGCCGCGACTTAACGGAGCTTGCTCGGGAAGAAAAAATCGATCCCGTTATCGGACGCGATGAAGAAATCCGGCGGGTAATGCAGGTACTGTCGCGCCGCACTAAGAACAACCCCGTATTGATCGGTGAGCCGGGTGTCGGTAAAACCGCCATTGTCGAAGGGCTTGCACGCCGGATTGTGTCCGGTGATGTGCCGGACAGTTTGCGCGGTAAGCGTTTGTTATCGCTTGACCTCGGCGCCTTGGTTGCCGGCGCTAAGTTCCGCGGTGAATTTGAAGAGCGGCTCAAGTCGGTTATCTCCGAGGTGCAAAAAGCCGAGGGCAGCATCATCCTTTTTATCGATGAGCTGCATACCCTTGTCGGCGCCGGTGCGAGCGAAGGGGCGATGGACGCTTCCAACCTCTTAAAACCTGCCTTGGCGCGCGGTGAGCTGCGGGCTATCGGGGCTACCACCTTGGACGAGTACCGCAAGTATATCGAAAAGGACAGCGCCCTTGAGCGCCGCTTCCAGCAGGTGTACTGCGCTGAACCGAACGTAGAGGATACTATCGCCATTTTGCGCGGCTTGCAGGAAAAGTACGAGGTACATCACGGCGTCCGCATTAAGGACGAGGCGCTGATCGCGGCGGCGGTGCTTTCCAACCGCTATATTACCAACCGCTTTTTGCCCGATAAGGCAATCGACCTTGTGGACGAGGCAGCCAGCAGACTCAAGATGGAAATCGAAAGCCAGCCGGTTGAACTTGATCAGGTTGAGCGCAAAATTCTCCAGATGAATATCGAAAAGGTGTCGCTTTCCAAAGAGACGGACGCGGCGTCAAAGGAGCGGTTGGAAAAGCTGGAACAGGAGCTGTCCGACTTAACCGAAAAGCGGAACGTGATGCAGGCACAGTGGCAGAACGAAAAGACCCGCATCAACGAATCGCGGAAGTATAAGGAAGAGCTTGAACAGCTGCGCCGCGAAGAAACGCAGTTTACGCGCGACGGTAATTTGGATAAGGCTGCCGAGCTGAAATACGGCCGCATTCCGGAGCTGGAAAAAAAGATTGCCGCCGTTACTGCGGAGCTTGCCAAAAAAGCAGGCAGCAGTGGGCAGCTTCTCCGCGAGGAGGTTTCCGAAGAGGATATCGCCAAAATCGTTTCGATGTGGACGGGTATCCCCGTTGCAAAGATGCTTGCAAGCGAACAGCAGAAGTACCTCGACCTTGAATCCGTACTGCAAAAGCGGGTTGTCGGGCAGGATCAGGCGGTGCAGGCTGTTGCCGATGCCATTAGACGGAATAGGGCTGGTCTTTCCGACCCGAACCGCCCGCTCGGCAGCTTCCTTTGTATCGGCCCCACCGGCGTGGGTAAAACCGAACTGGCGCGCACCCTTGCAGACTTCCTCTTTAACGATGACCGGGCGCTTACCCGTATCGACATGAGCGAATACATGGAAAAGCATTCGGTGAGCCGCTTAATCGGAGCGCCGCCCGGCTACGTGGGCTATGACGAAGGCGGGCAGCTAACCGAAGCAGTGCGCCGCCGTCCGTACAGCGTGGTGCTCTTTGACGAAATAGAAAAAGCGCATCCGGATGTGTTCAACGTATTCTTGCAGATACTGGATGACGGGCGGCTGACGGACGGGCAAGGCAGGGTAATCGACTTCCGCAACACGATTATCATTATGACGAGCAACCTCGGCTCCGAGCTGATTTTGGCGGCGGACACTCCGGAAGAAATGACCGCGCAGATTAAAGACCTGCTCAAGCAGCATTTCCGCCCTGAGTTTTTAAACCGTATCGACGAGCTTTTAACCTTCGGACGGCTCGGCAAAGAGCATATCCGCAAGATTGTCGACATTCAGCTACAGGCTGTTTCCGCACGGCTTGAAGCGCGCCGCCTCCATTTGATTGTAACGGATGCCGCAAAGGACTTCCTCGCGGATATCGGCTACGATCCTTTGTACGGTGCACGTCCCTTAAAGCGGGCTATCCAGACTGAGCTTGAAAACAAACTTGCCAAAGAGCTGCTTTCGGGCGCCTTCGCCGGTAAAACCGACATTACGGTAGATGCCGGAAAAGGCGGATTGACGTTTAAAGCCTAG
- a CDS encoding YbhB/YbcL family Raf kinase inhibitor-like protein: MKHIYTKMLPFMAALIVISCGSCSSKDEIKPLTEGGSMKLTSTAFADGEKMPQEFAKLGANHIPPLEIDGVPEGTKSLAIIVHDPDAPLPGGFYHWTLWNIPPQTTSIGEGNVPPDAVEGETSWGTSGYNGPQPPFGTHRYIFYLYALDMNLSLPAGSSVKELKAAIKGHAIEASSLTGVFGAKDNP; the protein is encoded by the coding sequence ATGAAACATATCTATACGAAAATGCTGCCATTTATGGCGGCGCTGATTGTTATTTCCTGCGGAAGCTGCTCAAGTAAAGACGAAATCAAGCCGCTTACTGAAGGAGGTTCTATGAAGTTGACAAGCACGGCTTTTGCCGACGGCGAAAAAATGCCCCAAGAATTTGCAAAACTCGGAGCGAATCACATTCCTCCGCTCGAAATCGACGGTGTACCGGAGGGTACAAAGAGCCTTGCGATTATCGTGCACGATCCGGATGCACCGCTCCCGGGCGGATTTTATCATTGGACGCTGTGGAACATTCCGCCGCAAACAACGTCGATCGGAGAAGGTAATGTACCGCCGGATGCCGTTGAAGGCGAAACGAGCTGGGGTACGAGCGGCTACAACGGACCTCAACCGCCGTTCGGTACGCACCGCTATATTTTTTATCTCTATGCGCTCGATATGAATCTGAGTCTTCCGGCGGGCAGCAGCGTAAAAGAGCTTAAGGCCGCGATTAAGGGACACGCAATCGAAGCTTCTTCACTTACGGGTGTGTTCGGTGCTAAGGATAATCCCTAA
- the trkA gene encoding Trk system potassium transporter TrkA has product MTVIIIGAGVTGVELARRLIAKKHNVVLIEQNKETARHAANRLDCTVTEASGNDPKVLTDAYIQRADALVTLTDSDELNMIICGVAESLAPKVLKIARVRNENYVASLNTGKERTLGIDFLVHPDQEAALAIINAVEHGAVSDIIAFEDSPYQLTCFTIGAGSKLDGMTLQNIRSVTADAPFVVVAVEDETKTVIPSGGTILHAGMRISVLTLPNYIERFYALAGFTVKPIKKIALVGIGKVGKRVAASLIEKHSFGMFKRLFGLRTKSRWEVAIIDKDSALAKHAAEEYPEARIYSGDVTDEAFIEEIALNSFDLVINATQNYELNMITSAYLKTLGIPKTIALVQSSVMSNVAYKIGVDVAIPLKDVTVDVIMSHLGGKHLTRIHTMGAGELEIVEIIISEHSEAVEKSLRDIAMHGVFLVLLITNETGCRIPDGNTILEADDKLAVIVQVAQSDEVIKYFAGKK; this is encoded by the coding sequence ATGACTGTCATTATTATTGGTGCAGGCGTAACGGGAGTTGAGCTTGCCCGAAGATTGATTGCAAAAAAACATAATGTCGTACTTATCGAACAAAATAAAGAAACCGCCCGCCATGCCGCGAACCGGTTGGACTGTACCGTAACGGAGGCGAGCGGTAACGACCCCAAGGTTTTAACCGACGCGTATATCCAGCGGGCGGATGCACTGGTTACGCTTACGGACAGCGACGAGCTGAATATGATTATCTGCGGCGTTGCCGAATCCCTTGCTCCTAAGGTGCTGAAAATCGCCCGTGTCAGAAACGAAAACTATGTCGCGTCGCTGAATACCGGAAAGGAGCGCACGCTGGGTATTGATTTTTTGGTGCATCCCGACCAAGAAGCCGCTCTCGCAATTATCAATGCGGTTGAACACGGAGCGGTGAGCGATATTATCGCTTTTGAAGATTCTCCGTATCAGCTTACCTGTTTTACCATCGGCGCTGGCAGCAAGTTGGATGGGATGACGCTGCAGAATATCCGCAGTGTTACTGCCGATGCTCCCTTTGTCGTTGTTGCCGTAGAGGATGAAACTAAAACCGTCATCCCTTCAGGCGGTACGATACTCCATGCCGGTATGCGGATTTCGGTGCTGACGCTGCCGAACTATATCGAACGGTTTTATGCGCTTGCAGGTTTTACGGTTAAACCCATCAAGAAAATTGCCTTGGTGGGTATCGGGAAAGTCGGGAAGCGGGTCGCTGCAAGTCTTATCGAAAAGCATTCGTTCGGCATGTTTAAACGCCTGTTCGGCCTTCGTACCAAGTCCCGTTGGGAAGTCGCCATTATCGACAAAGACAGCGCCCTTGCAAAACATGCGGCGGAGGAATATCCGGAAGCGCGTATTTACAGCGGCGATGTTACCGACGAAGCATTTATAGAAGAAATTGCGCTTAATTCCTTCGATCTTGTCATCAATGCGACGCAAAACTACGAATTGAACATGATTACCTCTGCGTATCTTAAAACGCTCGGAATCCCCAAAACCATTGCGCTTGTGCAAAGCTCCGTTATGTCGAATGTTGCCTATAAAATCGGCGTGGATGTTGCGATTCCGTTAAAAGACGTTACGGTTGACGTTATTATGAGCCATTTGGGCGGCAAGCATCTTACCCGTATTCATACGATGGGCGCCGGCGAGCTTGAAATAGTCGAAATCATCATTTCAGAACATTCCGAAGCGGTAGAAAAAAGCCTAAGGGATATTGCGATGCACGGGGTGTTCCTTGTGCTGCTTATCACGAACGAAACAGGCTGCCGCATTCCCGACGGAAATACCATCCTCGAAGCAGATGATAAACTGGCCGTTATCGTACAGGTTGCGCAAAGCGACGAAGTTATTAAGTATTTTGCCGGTAAAAAATGA
- a CDS encoding restriction endonuclease subunit S — protein MLEKELKVLTDFHSNGSYETIAQNFKLLDEKDYAYMVRTTDLETNNFSDNVKYVSKSTYEFLSKSKVFGGEVLINKIGSPGRTYIMPKLDMPISLGMNLFLLRLKGDVIDENTLYLFLNSTVGKNIIQRKVNGTVPLTIDKKAIRSLYVPVFSHEFRKRLNYLMSDLNNASKEANTKYTQAENLLISELGLKNFNPSNEKVSIKTLKESFLRTGRIDSEYYQPKYEIFDEKINNIGVEKLENICSLINYGTVPTSPYVKNNKSIPYIKGMNLKNCFIVGDFDEIENTEDLQDKFFTKENDIIISQMGTVGDIGVVTKEQENYLFASFTIRARLNDERFNPYFVGAYIQNVAKDFYLHRNIAQASVRQNTDLPTIKNMPIPLVKKEVQDEIASYIKQSMEYSKKAKELLEISTKSVEIAIDKNEQAAHNFLASSQQPAASSQQPLIVYYNEQASYYINLAIFRLYEEIGLFDNLKSANYTVKNLKDTFAVSGRLDSEYYQEKYDRLFEKLSDNNCDKLSNLVTIKKSIEPGSESYQTKGTPFIRVQDLTKFGLTDTNIYLSENEFKDCIRPKKDTILLSKDGTVGIAYKMNKSEDIITSSAILHLDVKDKRVLPDYLALVLNSVAVKMQAEKDAGGSIINHWKKSEIENVIIPIIAKEKQEQISKLLIESETLRNESKSILEKAVKSVEAAIG, from the coding sequence GTGCTTGAGAAAGAATTAAAAGTACTGACAGATTTTCATTCTAACGGAAGTTATGAAACCATTGCACAAAATTTCAAATTATTAGATGAAAAAGATTATGCTTATATGGTTAGAACAACTGATTTAGAAACTAATAATTTTTCAGACAATGTGAAATATGTTTCTAAATCAACATATGAATTTTTGTCTAAAAGCAAAGTTTTTGGAGGGGAAGTCTTAATAAATAAAATAGGATCTCCGGGTAGAACATATATAATGCCTAAATTAGATATGCCAATATCTTTGGGAATGAATTTATTTCTGCTTAGGTTGAAAGGTGATGTCATAGATGAAAATACTTTATACCTATTTTTGAATTCTACAGTAGGGAAAAATATCATTCAGAGAAAAGTAAATGGGACTGTGCCTTTGACGATTGATAAGAAAGCTATACGGTCTTTATATGTTCCTGTGTTTTCGCATGAATTTAGAAAAAGACTAAATTATTTAATGAGCGACTTAAATAATGCTTCAAAAGAGGCAAATACAAAATACACCCAAGCCGAAAATCTTCTCATATCGGAACTGGGACTTAAAAATTTCAATCCGTCGAATGAAAAAGTATCTATCAAAACTTTGAAAGAAAGCTTTTTAAGAACAGGAAGAATTGACAGCGAGTATTACCAGCCTAAATATGAGATATTTGACGAAAAAATAAACAACATAGGCGTTGAAAAATTAGAAAATATTTGTAGCTTAATTAACTATGGGACTGTTCCGACAAGTCCATATGTCAAAAATAACAAAAGCATTCCCTACATTAAAGGAATGAATTTAAAAAATTGTTTTATTGTAGGAGACTTCGATGAAATAGAAAATACAGAAGACTTGCAGGATAAGTTTTTTACAAAAGAAAACGATATTATCATTTCTCAGATGGGAACTGTTGGTGATATTGGAGTGGTGACAAAAGAACAAGAAAATTATTTATTCGCTTCATTTACAATTAGAGCAAGGTTAAATGATGAAAGATTTAATCCATATTTTGTAGGAGCATATATTCAAAATGTAGCAAAAGATTTTTATTTGCACAGAAATATTGCCCAAGCAAGTGTTAGACAAAATACGGATTTACCAACTATAAAAAATATGCCAATTCCACTTGTGAAAAAAGAAGTCCAAGACGAAATCGCAAGCTATATCAAGCAGAGTATGGAGTACTCAAAAAAAGCAAAAGAATTACTTGAAATTTCTACAAAAAGTGTTGAAATAGCTATTGACAAAAATGAACAGGCAGCACATAATTTCCTAGCCAGCAGCCAGCAGCCAGCAGCCAGCAGCCAGCAGCCACTAATTGTCTACTATAACGAGCAAGCGAGCTACTATATCAACCTTGCAATCTTCAGACTTTATGAAGAAATCGGCTTGTTTGATAATCTGAAATCTGCAAATTATACTGTTAAAAATCTTAAAGATACATTCGCCGTGAGCGGAAGATTGGATAGCGAATACTATCAAGAAAAATATGACAGGCTATTTGAAAAACTGTCGGACAACAACTGTGATAAATTATCTAATCTTGTTACAATCAAAAAGTCGATTGAGCCGGGGAGCGAAAGCTATCAGACAAAAGGTACACCATTTATAAGAGTACAGGATTTAACGAAATTCGGTTTAACTGATACGAATATTTATCTGTCGGAAAACGAATTTAAAGATTGCATCAGACCAAAAAAAGATACGATACTTTTATCCAAAGACGGGACTGTCGGCATAGCCTACAAGATGAATAAAAGCGAAGATATTATTACATCATCTGCCATACTACACCTTGATGTTAAAGATAAGAGAGTGCTACCTGATTATCTGGCATTGGTGTTAAATTCCGTAGCGGTAAAAATGCAAGCGGAAAAGGACGCAGGCGGTTCAATTATTAATCATTGGAAAAAGAGTGAAATAGAAAATGTAATAATTCCGATTATCGCAAAAGAAAAACAGGAGCAAATAAGCAAGCTGCTAATTGAAAGCGAGACTTTACGGAATGAAAGCAAGTCTATTTTAGAAAAGGCTGTTAAGTCGGTAGAAGCGGCGATTGGATAA
- a CDS encoding TrkH family potassium uptake protein, which produces MKFLQCLTIIFMILSIVAGTFLIPVAVAVYLHEWDMLSAFFIPMAILWPITFLLFIKTKRQPIRLTVREGILLVSAAWLGAGLLGAVPFMLSGLVPHFSDAFFESVSGFTTTGASALQNIESYPMALRVWRTQMHWLGGMGIVALTVALFPLLGVGGFQLIKSETSGPDKGKVTAKITHTAKALWFIYLGMTVLQILLLCLADMPFLEAMCHSFSTLGTGGFSTQNNSIGHYNSAAIEIICTVFMFLAGINFSLYFHLFTGKPEEFFRNSELRAYIRIALCAGIGIAAVLVPIYGAAAAFRHSFFHVASIMTTTGFSTVNYCAWPAFAQALLFLLMFIGGCSGSTAGGIKVIRWVILRKQALNEMQRLLHPHGVFSIQLNRRPGRKDVVYSVAGFMFVYFVCLLVTFLTAALTGADLLTDITAALTLVGNIGAAFGRVGSGGDFSFFPHWAKVVFSFSMLAGRLELYTIVILCVPAFWRR; this is translated from the coding sequence ATGAAATTTCTCCAATGTTTAACCATCATCTTTATGATTCTTTCGATTGTTGCCGGAACTTTTTTAATTCCGGTTGCCGTTGCCGTCTATCTGCATGAATGGGATATGCTGTCGGCATTTTTTATACCGATGGCGATTCTGTGGCCTATAACGTTTCTGCTGTTTATCAAAACTAAGCGGCAACCGATTAGGCTTACCGTACGCGAGGGCATTCTGTTGGTAAGCGCAGCGTGGCTCGGCGCCGGTTTACTGGGGGCGGTTCCGTTTATGCTTTCGGGACTTGTGCCGCATTTCAGTGATGCGTTTTTTGAATCGGTTTCGGGATTTACGACAACCGGTGCAAGCGCCTTGCAGAACATCGAAAGCTATCCGATGGCGCTGCGGGTATGGCGTACCCAAATGCACTGGCTCGGCGGCATGGGGATTGTTGCTTTGACTGTCGCACTATTCCCATTGCTCGGAGTCGGCGGTTTTCAGCTGATAAAAAGTGAGACAAGCGGCCCTGACAAAGGAAAGGTAACGGCAAAGATTACGCATACGGCGAAGGCGCTCTGGTTTATTTATTTAGGCATGACGGTATTGCAAATCCTGCTGCTATGCCTTGCCGATATGCCTTTTTTAGAGGCAATGTGCCATAGTTTTTCAACCCTTGGTACCGGGGGCTTTTCCACTCAAAACAACAGTATCGGGCACTATAATTCGGCGGCAATTGAAATTATCTGTACGGTGTTCATGTTTTTGGCGGGCATCAATTTCAGTCTTTATTTTCACCTTTTTACCGGGAAACCCGAAGAATTTTTTAGGAATTCCGAATTACGAGCCTATATCCGCATTGCTCTTTGTGCAGGGATCGGCATTGCGGCGGTGCTTGTGCCGATATACGGCGCAGCTGCCGCCTTCCGCCACAGTTTTTTTCATGTTGCATCGATTATGACAACCACCGGATTTTCTACGGTAAACTACTGTGCATGGCCGGCTTTTGCTCAAGCACTCCTCTTTTTACTGATGTTTATCGGCGGATGCTCCGGTTCGACGGCGGGCGGTATTAAAGTGATCCGTTGGGTTATTTTACGCAAGCAAGCCTTAAACGAAATGCAGCGACTTTTGCATCCTCACGGCGTGTTCAGTATCCAGCTCAACCGCCGCCCGGGACGGAAAGACGTTGTATACAGTGTTGCCGGTTTTATGTTCGTCTATTTTGTATGCCTATTAGTAACATTTTTGACGGCTGCCTTAACCGGCGCGGATCTCCTTACCGACATAACGGCAGCACTTACATTGGTCGGTAATATCGGCGCTGCATTCGGCAGAGTCGGCAGCGGCGGGGACTTTTCGTTCTTTCCGCATTGGGCAAAGGTTGTGTTCTCTTTTTCTATGCTGGCAGGCCGTTTGGAATTGTACACCATCGTTATCTTATGCGTACCCGCCTTTTGGCGCAGGTAA
- a CDS encoding NRAMP family divalent metal transporter, with product MKEKNTISVLLGAAFLMATSAIGPGFMTQTAQFTQDLKASFAFVIVVSLLMSLVAQLNVWRVLAVSKMRGQDVANAVLPGLGYVITFLICLGGLAFNIGNVGGAALGLNVLFGIDLKLAACIGGAIGILVFSVKSASKLMDKLTQILGALMILLIGYVTFTTLPPVGQALKEVVMPSTLSIMAIITLIGGTVGGYIIFSGGHRLIDAGIVGQENLSRVNKSAFLGIGVASIVRIFLFLAVLGVVSAGNVLDKGKPAADAFKIAAGTVGYKIFGIVFFAAAITSVVGAAYTSVSFLKTLFAPVKAKENLFIIGFIVASTLIFIFIGRPATLLILAGSLNGLILPITLATILIAGKKKNIVGEYKHSTILFVLGWVVTLLTAYIGILSLKQLLKLFA from the coding sequence ATGAAAGAAAAGAATACTATTTCAGTTTTGTTGGGGGCGGCATTTTTAATGGCTACCTCGGCAATCGGTCCCGGATTTATGACGCAAACCGCACAATTTACGCAAGACCTAAAAGCTTCTTTTGCCTTTGTCATTGTCGTTTCTTTGCTGATGTCTTTGGTTGCACAGTTAAACGTGTGGCGGGTGCTTGCCGTTTCCAAGATGAGAGGACAAGATGTCGCTAATGCGGTGCTGCCCGGTCTTGGATACGTTATCACCTTTCTGATTTGCTTAGGCGGATTGGCGTTTAATATCGGTAACGTAGGCGGCGCTGCATTGGGACTCAATGTCTTATTCGGAATAGACCTAAAATTGGCGGCCTGCATCGGCGGCGCAATCGGAATTCTGGTATTCTCGGTAAAATCAGCTTCCAAATTGATGGATAAATTAACGCAGATACTCGGCGCTTTAATGATTTTGCTTATCGGGTACGTAACTTTTACAACCCTTCCTCCTGTAGGCCAAGCTCTTAAGGAAGTGGTAATGCCGAGTACCCTTTCCATTATGGCTATTATTACCCTCATCGGTGGTACCGTCGGCGGATATATCATTTTTTCGGGCGGTCATCGCTTAATCGATGCGGGAATTGTCGGACAAGAAAATTTGAGCAGAGTGAATAAATCCGCTTTTTTAGGGATCGGGGTTGCTTCAATCGTCCGTATCTTCCTTTTCTTAGCTGTTCTCGGTGTAGTAAGTGCCGGAAATGTGTTGGACAAAGGGAAGCCTGCCGCCGATGCCTTTAAGATTGCCGCAGGCACGGTAGGGTATAAGATATTCGGTATTGTCTTCTTTGCAGCAGCGATAACGTCCGTTGTAGGAGCGGCATATACCAGCGTTTCTTTCTTAAAAACGCTCTTTGCACCGGTCAAAGCAAAAGAAAATCTCTTTATTATCGGATTTATTGTCGCTTCAACGCTGATTTTTATCTTTATCGGAAGGCCTGCAACTCTGCTTATTTTAGCAGGTTCTTTGAACGGATTAATCCTGCCTATTACCTTGGCCACAATCCTTATTGCCGGCAAGAAAAAGAACATCGTCGGTGAGTATAAACATTCTACCATCCTCTTTGTTTTAGGCTGGGTAGTAACGTTATTGACGGCATATATCGGTATCCTTTCTTTAAAGCAGCTGCTTAAGTTATTTGCGTAA
- a CDS encoding LamB/YcsF family protein, translated as MKFCVDLNSDIGEGFGAYKLGLDDEIMQQVTSINLACGWHAGDPLIMDATVKMAKELNVAVGAHPGYPDLLGFGRRKMVITPEEAKNYMLYQVGALSAFAKVHGVTLQHMKLHGGFYNDTANNKELADAVLDGIAAYDKNLIVMILSGSYMAQEAKRRGLRVAEEVFADRGYNADGSLVNRKLPGAFVKDTDTAIARVIKMVKEKKVTAVSGEEISINADSICVHGDNPKAIEFTARIKKALIEAGIEVQPLVKWLK; from the coding sequence ATGAAATTCTGTGTAGACTTGAATAGCGATATAGGCGAAGGTTTCGGTGCTTATAAACTGGGTTTGGATGATGAAATTATGCAGCAGGTAACAAGTATCAATCTTGCCTGCGGCTGGCATGCGGGCGATCCGCTCATCATGGATGCTACGGTCAAAATGGCAAAAGAGTTGAACGTTGCGGTAGGAGCCCATCCGGGATATCCCGATTTACTCGGATTCGGGCGGCGAAAAATGGTGATAACGCCTGAGGAAGCTAAAAATTATATGCTGTACCAAGTGGGTGCATTATCGGCTTTTGCAAAGGTGCACGGTGTTACGCTTCAGCATATGAAGCTGCACGGAGGTTTTTACAACGATACGGCAAATAACAAGGAACTTGCCGATGCGGTACTCGACGGTATAGCAGCCTATGATAAAAATCTCATCGTAATGATTTTAAGCGGCAGCTACATGGCTCAGGAAGCAAAGCGGCGGGGCTTACGGGTTGCTGAAGAAGTATTCGCCGACCGCGGATACAATGCCGACGGCAGCTTGGTAAACCGGAAATTGCCCGGCGCATTCGTAAAGGATACCGACACGGCGATTGCGCGCGTTATCAAAATGGTAAAAGAGAAAAAAGTAACGGCGGTAAGCGGCGAAGAAATTTCGATAAACGCCGATTCGATCTGCGTACACGGCGATAACCCGAAAGCAATCGAGTTTACGGCGCGGATAAAGAAGGCTCTTATCGAGGCCGGCATCGAGGTACAGCCCCTCGTAAAATGGTTGAAGTAA
- the pxpB gene encoding 5-oxoprolinase subunit PxpB, whose translation MKYLPCGETAITIEFGNEISKEINAKIRKTILEIEKQRIEGIVEIVPTYRSILLQYDPLRWTFSDMTDRLKQLNIDESGSESDTVTLIEIPTLYGGEYGPDIDFVAEHTKLSKEEVIKRHTRVDYLVYMLGFIPGFTYLGGMDETLATPRLKTPRLQIQPGSVGIAGTQTGIYPSLSPGGWQIIGRTPLKLYDADKNPPVFIQAGDYIRYRSVTPEEYAAIAESVEKGTYRINMQTVKRGDLHEV comes from the coding sequence ATAAAGTATCTTCCCTGCGGGGAAACGGCAATTACGATTGAATTCGGAAATGAGATTTCAAAGGAAATCAATGCAAAGATTCGGAAAACGATTTTAGAAATTGAAAAACAGCGGATTGAAGGAATTGTAGAAATTGTGCCGACGTACCGGTCTATTCTTTTACAGTATGATCCGCTGCGATGGACATTTTCCGATATGACAGACAGACTGAAACAGCTTAATATAGACGAAAGCGGCAGTGAAAGCGATACGGTTACGCTTATCGAAATCCCGACATTATACGGCGGGGAATACGGCCCCGATATCGATTTTGTTGCGGAGCATACCAAGCTGTCTAAAGAAGAAGTTATCAAGCGCCATACACGTGTCGATTATCTCGTGTATATGTTGGGGTTTATTCCCGGCTTTACCTATTTAGGCGGTATGGACGAAACGCTTGCAACACCGCGTTTGAAAACACCGCGCCTGCAAATTCAGCCGGGTTCCGTCGGTATTGCGGGAACACAAACCGGTATCTATCCCTCTTTGTCGCCGGGCGGATGGCAAATTATCGGACGGACACCGCTCAAGCTCTATGATGCCGATAAAAATCCTCCGGTGTTTATTCAAGCCGGCGATTATATCCGGTACCGTTCCGTTACACCGGAAGAATATGCGGCAATCGCAGAAAGTGTGGAAAAAGGAACATATCGGATTAATATGCAAACAGTAAAACGAGGTGATTTGCATGAAGTGTAG